TAACAACCAGGTCACAGGTGAGTCAAACCAACGTATAACTAATTGCATCCTTAATTCAAATCATCTTGTCTCTGGCAGCCGACGAGCCATCAGCCAAGGTAGGAAAATTATTATAAAATATCTCTTGCCCTTCGACTCAGCAACTCGGGAAGTTAGACCAAAAAAGCGGGAATATTTGATGTTTTTAATCACAAACCAGAGATTTATACCCGAGAAGAGCGATCGGCAATTTCCATATCTTCAAAAACAGGAGATTGAGGTCAATATTAAATGTGTGAACAAGAAAAATGTCTGAATCACTAACCAAAGGAGGAACGATCGCAGCGATCGCCACCGCCATAGTTCCGCAACAAGGCAGCGTCGGCATTGTGCGACTTTCCGGCGATGCCGCCTTAAAAATTGCCGCCACCCTGTTTCGCGCCCCAGGACGGCAAATTTGGGAGTCTCACCGCATTCTTTACGGTAACATCCGCCACCCCAAAACTCAAGAAATGGTCGATGAAGCTTTGCTGTTAATCATGAAAGCGCCGCGTTCTTTCACCCGCGAAGATGTGGTGGAATTTCACTGTCACGGCGGGATTGTGGTGGTGCAGCAAGTGTTGCAGTTGTGTTTGGAAAACGGCGCGAGATTAGCCCAGCCGGGAGAGTTTTCGCTCAGGGCTTTTTTGAATGGAAGGCTCGATTTAACTCAAGCTGAAAGTATTTCTGATTTAGTCGGAGCTCAATCGCCCGCTGCTGCACAAAGTGCTTTGGCCGGTTTGCAGGGAAAATTAGCCCAGCCCATTCGCCAATTGAGAGCAACTTGTTTGGACGTGCTGGCAGAAATTGAGGCGAGAATTGATTTTGAGGAAGATTTGCCGCCTTTAGATGAAGCTCAAACTTGTTTGGAAATAAAGCATATTTTGAACGAATTGTCAAGGATTTTGGCAACGGCTGATCGCGGTGAATTGTTGCGAAGCGGTTTGAAAGTGGCGATTGTCGGGCGCCCGAATGTGGGAAAGTCGAGTTTGTTGAATGCGTGGAGTAAGAGCGATCGGGCGATCGTCACAGATTTGCCGGGAACGACGCGAGATGTGGTAGAGTCGCAGCTAGTTGTGGGCGGCATTCCGGTGCAGGTGCTCGATACTGCGGGGATTCGGGAAACCGAAGACAAGGTGGAAAAAATCGGCGTGGAGCGATCGCGCGCCGCAGCAAAACAAGCCGATTTAGTATTATTGACAATTGACGCAGCCTCTGGCTGGACAGAGGGAGATTCCGAAATTTACGAGCAAGTAAAACACCGCCCGCTGATTGTAATCATCAACAAAATCGACCTAGTAAACACCATCCCCGAATTACCTTTTTCGTCGGCAATTCACCCGACTCTTACCGCAGCAGCAGCCCTAGAACGAGGCATAGAAGACTTAGAAACTGCCATCTTAGATACCGTCAGCGGCGGAAATTTGCAAGCAGCAAACTCAGACTTAGCAATCAACCAGCGGCAAGCAGCAGCCTTAACCAGAGCTAAAATTTCCCTGGAAGAGTGCCAAGAAACTATTAGCAATAAATTGCCTTTAGATTTTTGGACAATAGATTTGCGCGGCGCCATTCAAGCATTAGGAGAAGTTACGGGCGAAGAAGTAACAGAATCAGTCCTAGATCGAATATTTAGCAGATTTTGCATTGGGAAATAGGGATGGTAAAAAATTATGTCTCCTTAACTGCCAAAGGGATATTACAATTATGAGTTCAACCTGAAAAACAACAACAAATAGATCAGTGCAATTACCAATCTACCACATCACTCACATTCACAATCTAGAATCTATTATTTCTGAAGGTGGATTGTTAGCATACAACGCAATGCGTATGGCAGGCACTCAGTACACTAATATCGCCTACGAGAACATCCAAGATCGTCGTGCTAGAATCCGCGTTCCCTGCGGTAGAGGCGGCGTACTACACGATTATATTCCATTTTATTTTGCACCGCGTTCTCCGATGTTATATACGATTAATAAAGGCAATGTAACCAGCTACACTCAAGGTCAAGCAGCAATTATTCACCTCGTTTCTGATGCAATTGAAATAGAGTTTAGGGGTTTAGATTTTGTTTTCACTGACGGTCATGCAATCATGACATTCACCGAGTTTTTTGACGATATCCACGATTTAGAGCAGCTCGACTGGCATATTATGAAAGACCGTTACTGGCAAGACACAAACGAAGACAACGATAGAAAGCGCAGGCGTCAAGCCGAGTTTTTAGTTCACAACTTTCTGGAATGGGAGTTAATCGAAGAAATTGGGGTGATCGATTCGACAATCAAAGCACAAGTAGAGAATGTTTTACAAAATTTTACACACAAACCACCCGTAATAGTGCGTAATAATTGGTATTATTAAAATAAAAAGTAGCAAAAAAGTGATTAAAATCAAAGAAGGCAACCTTTTAGAAGCAGATGCAGAAGCCCTAGTCAACACAGTTAATTGTGTGGGAGTTATGGGCAAAGGAATTGCCTTGCAGTTCAAGCAGGCATATCCGGAAAACTTCCGCCAATATTCCAAGGCTTGCCGCGCTGGTGAAGTGCAGCCGGGCCGAATGTTTGTAGTATCTTCGGGCAATTTATTTAATCCTCGATATATTATTAATTTTCCGACGAAACGCCACTGGAGAGGCAAATCAAAAATCGAAGATATTCAAACTGGACTAACAGCTTTGATTCACGAAGTCAAGGAATTAGGTATTACTTCTATTGCCGTTCCTCCGCTGGGTTGTGGGAATGGTGGTTTGTCTTGGAAGACAGTCAAACCGCTAATTGAATCAGCTTTTGCGGAAATACCAAATGTGCAAGTTTTGCTGTTTGAACCGCAGGCTGCTCCCCAAGCCGATTCGATGTTGGTTTCTACCGAAAAACCCCAAATCACTCGCGCTCGTGCCTTATTTATTAGTTTGCTGGAATTGTACGGAATTCCTGGCTATCGGTTGACGATGCTGGAAATTCAAAAGTTAGCTTATTTTCTTCAGGTAGCAGGTGAACCGCTAAGATTACATTATGTAAAAGAAAAGTACGGGCCCTATGCAAATAATCTCAATCATGTTTTGCAGAAGCTGGAAGGACATTATATTAGAGGTTACGGAGATCGAAGCCGAGAGGCACAACTTTATGTATTGTCTGAAGGTAAGATAGCTGCACGGGAATTTTTAGATAATGCTGCTGATGCTAGTGTTAGACTAGAGCGTGTTAGCGCTTTAATTAATGGTTTTGAAACTCCTTATGGGATGGAATTGTTGGCAACTGTTCACTGGGTTGTTTCGGAAAATCGGGAGACTGCTGAGGATTCCGAAAGAGCGATCGAACTTGTACGCGAATGGAACATTCGCAAAAGCGAACTATTTAAGCCTCAACACATTCGCAAAGCGTGGCAGCGACTTCACGAGCAGAGTTGGTTTGTTTAGGATAACTTCTGCTGCTGAAACGATCGCACTAAAATTCACGCTCGCGGTCTTCCCAGCGTTGTAATATAAAGCACAGCTTCCCCCGCAGGAATACCGAGAACGTCATTCACGCGATCGTCAAAAAAGCCCGCAATACCGCTGACACCCAAACGCAGTTGAATCGCTGCTAAGTTCAACCGCTGGCCCAAATGACCCGCGTCCATGTGCAAATATCTATAAGCGCGATCGCCATATTTTACTACAGCTCTT
This sequence is a window from Microcoleus sp. bin38.metabat.b11b12b14.051. Protein-coding genes within it:
- a CDS encoding macro domain-containing protein → MIKIKEGNLLEADAEALVNTVNCVGVMGKGIALQFKQAYPENFRQYSKACRAGEVQPGRMFVVSSGNLFNPRYIINFPTKRHWRGKSKIEDIQTGLTALIHEVKELGITSIAVPPLGCGNGGLSWKTVKPLIESAFAEIPNVQVLLFEPQAAPQADSMLVSTEKPQITRARALFISLLELYGIPGYRLTMLEIQKLAYFLQVAGEPLRLHYVKEKYGPYANNLNHVLQKLEGHYIRGYGDRSREAQLYVLSEGKIAAREFLDNAADASVRLERVSALINGFETPYGMELLATVHWVVSENRETAEDSERAIELVREWNIRKSELFKPQHIRKAWQRLHEQSWFV
- the mnmE gene encoding tRNA uridine-5-carboxymethylaminomethyl(34) synthesis GTPase MnmE — its product is MSESLTKGGTIAAIATAIVPQQGSVGIVRLSGDAALKIAATLFRAPGRQIWESHRILYGNIRHPKTQEMVDEALLLIMKAPRSFTREDVVEFHCHGGIVVVQQVLQLCLENGARLAQPGEFSLRAFLNGRLDLTQAESISDLVGAQSPAAAQSALAGLQGKLAQPIRQLRATCLDVLAEIEARIDFEEDLPPLDEAQTCLEIKHILNELSRILATADRGELLRSGLKVAIVGRPNVGKSSLLNAWSKSDRAIVTDLPGTTRDVVESQLVVGGIPVQVLDTAGIRETEDKVEKIGVERSRAAAKQADLVLLTIDAASGWTEGDSEIYEQVKHRPLIVIINKIDLVNTIPELPFSSAIHPTLTAAAALERGIEDLETAILDTVSGGNLQAANSDLAINQRQAAALTRAKISLEECQETISNKLPLDFWTIDLRGAIQALGEVTGEEVTESVLDRIFSRFCIGK
- a CDS encoding DUF4433 domain-containing protein is translated as MQLPIYHITHIHNLESIISEGGLLAYNAMRMAGTQYTNIAYENIQDRRARIRVPCGRGGVLHDYIPFYFAPRSPMLYTINKGNVTSYTQGQAAIIHLVSDAIEIEFRGLDFVFTDGHAIMTFTEFFDDIHDLEQLDWHIMKDRYWQDTNEDNDRKRRRQAEFLVHNFLEWELIEEIGVIDSTIKAQVENVLQNFTHKPPVIVRNNWYY